From a single Fulvivirga ulvae genomic region:
- a CDS encoding GMC family oxidoreductase N-terminal domain-containing protein, translating into MNYSNKENYFDAIIVGSGTCGATIAKELSSKHKNVLILERGGNDPLKESLMAYAKISNEVPVAGKLKDMRAFTTGGSTAMYLAVADLPPVDAFKNLGIDLTEDLEEARKELPISEISDNFIGAQAKKLGESARALGYDWKKKLMLVDQSKFDNKNFYEVKWKARTFVDSALRDGATLITQATVSKVIHDNKKAIGVEYTIGKKKEVFKAYGEKIVLAAGSLATPVILRESGIKNVVSHGFYINPSIGLIGSIRGLSSAENFCGCMGAKVDDDIELMDANFHRFLFNVGMLVSAKPLRIAAYPRHVGITVKVKEPIGGELTADGKFNKKLTDNDHRKLDKGLGVARQILENAGAGKIFKTELISGGALGTLKIKEHVDEKLQTEYEGLYVCDGSILPENDRVTPTFTLVCLAKYLSRHLAATL; encoded by the coding sequence ATGAATTATTCAAATAAAGAAAATTACTTTGATGCCATTATCGTGGGTTCGGGAACCTGCGGCGCTACCATTGCGAAGGAGTTGAGCAGCAAGCACAAGAACGTCCTGATCCTGGAGCGTGGAGGCAATGATCCGCTGAAGGAATCACTGATGGCCTATGCCAAGATCTCTAATGAAGTGCCCGTAGCCGGTAAACTCAAAGACATGCGTGCGTTTACCACCGGAGGCAGCACGGCCATGTACCTCGCTGTAGCCGACCTGCCACCGGTTGATGCATTTAAAAACCTGGGCATCGATCTCACAGAAGATCTGGAAGAGGCACGCAAAGAACTGCCCATTTCCGAAATATCGGACAACTTCATAGGTGCCCAGGCAAAAAAGCTGGGAGAAAGCGCCAGGGCACTAGGCTACGACTGGAAGAAAAAGCTGATGCTCGTAGACCAGTCAAAATTCGACAATAAAAACTTCTACGAAGTAAAGTGGAAGGCCAGGACATTTGTAGACAGCGCCCTGAGGGACGGGGCCACACTGATCACCCAGGCCACCGTGTCAAAAGTGATACACGACAATAAAAAAGCTATTGGCGTGGAGTACACCATTGGCAAGAAAAAAGAAGTATTCAAAGCTTACGGTGAAAAGATAGTCCTCGCTGCTGGCTCCCTGGCCACGCCGGTAATCCTACGCGAAAGCGGCATAAAGAACGTAGTGAGCCACGGCTTCTATATCAACCCCAGCATCGGCCTTATTGGCTCTATCCGTGGCCTTTCGTCAGCAGAGAATTTCTGTGGCTGCATGGGCGCCAAAGTGGATGATGATATCGAACTGATGGATGCTAATTTCCATCGCTTTCTGTTCAATGTAGGTATGCTCGTTTCAGCCAAACCCTTGCGAATAGCTGCCTATCCAAGGCACGTAGGTATTACCGTGAAAGTCAAAGAACCCATAGGCGGTGAACTCACGGCAGACGGTAAGTTCAATAAAAAACTGACAGATAATGACCACCGCAAACTGGACAAAGGACTGGGTGTGGCGCGCCAGATCCTTGAAAACGCCGGGGCCGGAAAGATCTTTAAAACCGAACTCATATCAGGAGGTGCATTGGGCACATTGAAGATCAAGGAACACGTCGATGAAAAACTCCAAACCGAATACGAAGGCCTGTACGTCTGCGATGGCTCCATATTGCCTGAAAACGACAGGGTAACACCAACATTTACACTCGTATGCCTGGCCAAATACCTGTCGAGGCACCTGGCAGCCACCCTTTAA
- a CDS encoding outer membrane lipoprotein-sorting protein, translated as MKRNQIVVLVVLAVLASSFSINTWSGQSAKDIMKKVQKVAKGSFSSSIQKIKLSTCKYTISDSRIVCTEEPRNKVLESIAKNYGDDHEDSRSVSIIIEPKKEQGVGMLTYEYGEPGKDNDSWIYLPALSKVKRLASSSDSNDDSGSFFGSEFSLEDMEDLKINEYNFEILGEENYKGRDVWVIEYTPTAERAKKSKYSKTTSWIDKDRFISLKKNLYVRGELYKQLTVSDVEKVDDVWVARKLTMNNVATRRISMMNMVSVAFDQEVADEFLTTRTLEDFAFREQNLTKYRSNLK; from the coding sequence ATGAAAAGAAATCAGATTGTTGTGTTGGTAGTCCTGGCAGTTTTGGCATCCTCATTTTCAATAAATACCTGGTCAGGCCAGTCGGCTAAGGATATTATGAAAAAGGTACAGAAGGTTGCTAAAGGATCCTTCTCCTCTTCAATTCAGAAAATAAAGCTCTCTACCTGCAAATACACCATATCCGACAGCAGGATAGTATGCACGGAAGAGCCCAGGAACAAAGTGCTGGAAAGCATAGCTAAAAACTATGGCGACGACCACGAAGACAGCCGCTCAGTCTCCATCATCATAGAGCCTAAAAAAGAGCAGGGGGTAGGCATGCTCACCTATGAGTACGGAGAGCCCGGCAAGGACAACGATAGCTGGATCTACCTGCCTGCTTTGAGCAAAGTAAAGCGCCTGGCCTCAAGCAGCGACAGCAACGACGACAGCGGAAGCTTCTTTGGCTCCGAATTTTCCCTCGAAGACATGGAAGACCTGAAAATCAATGAATACAACTTTGAGATCCTGGGCGAAGAAAACTACAAAGGCCGCGACGTATGGGTGATCGAATACACCCCCACAGCAGAAAGGGCCAAAAAATCAAAATACAGCAAAACCACTTCATGGATAGACAAAGACAGGTTCATCAGCCTGAAAAAGAACCTGTACGTGAGAGGAGAGCTTTACAAGCAGCTAACCGTGTCAGACGTAGAAAAAGTGGATGATGTATGGGTAGCCAGAAAACTCACCATGAACAACGTAGCCACCCGAAGAATAAGCATGATGAACATGGTATCCGTGGCATTTGACCAGGAAGTAGCAGATGAATTCCTGACCACCAGGACCCTCGAAGACTTTGCCTTCAGAGAACAAAACCTGACCAAATACCGCAGCAACCTTAAATAG
- a CDS encoding efflux RND transporter permease subunit, protein MSKNPKPHFLESVTDMVRKRRLIIWLAFVAITVFTFLGIPKTKFDMTIEGWFKENDPVLVAMDEFKAQFGSNEGVYIVYKPEDGDVFSPKSLETVKGIYEDIIAEKYASDSTQLKHIVKVNTILNAQLLMADGDVLVSRQLIGENIPGTQAEIEELRKLAQTQRSFPLLFFSKDMKYGGILIETDFGTELLEDEEGASDDPEGEVPEAPEELAMDELEALDELVVEDFSEAEVKKSEERVRFKHADLSELVPLMEEINAILYKPEYEEHFDYYAVGNAPLAYEQQTIASSEAGPIYMGLLLIIAVLLWFFVRSFSAVVWSLLIVIVSAVWTIGLAGWMEVEVTVFLMLTVMLILTIGVCDASHIFSGFLFFRNQGYDRRTSVEKVFKSTNKAITLTALTSIIGMLACLIIPIPRIQVFGIMSAAGVAFACILTIFLLPLMLDAWAPGLPDKAKKKKFTFTSGKYIPNFSLFLQRRLDNVLSVVGKNPVGIIFFFLIVLGLTIYGTTMLKVDTNIANQFVEGNPYRESARIIDEKMMGSLNMEIYLDLDKANAFENPFVLKKIDELQRTLEKNYSEVVVSTSSLVEVVKKANQTLNEGREDMYVIPDEQNVLAQTLFMFNMANPEDRRKQVSDNYSKSHISVQLYNVGSHKYMKVYERMHKDIDATIAELKQQYPDTKVSITGALPMNMKFVQIIAGNGLQNIIVVLITITIVLMFVFGSLQGGLIAIIPNLIPSMLTLGLLGLTGNSVDIDILLLLPVVVGISVDDTVHFISRYKDKLKAEDGDIKSALHHTIKEVGQAATFTSLVLGLGFGILSFSAMQGTANVGKFGSIAIFSALMCDLFLLPALILVFKPKFQKKAKMKLQGEMVVQK, encoded by the coding sequence ATGAGTAAAAACCCGAAACCGCATTTTCTGGAAAGTGTTACCGACATGGTTCGGAAAAGAAGACTGATTATCTGGTTGGCTTTTGTCGCTATTACAGTATTCACCTTTTTGGGCATACCCAAAACCAAATTTGATATGACCATTGAAGGGTGGTTTAAGGAAAACGACCCCGTACTGGTAGCCATGGACGAGTTCAAAGCACAGTTTGGCAGCAACGAAGGTGTTTACATTGTTTACAAACCTGAGGATGGTGACGTATTTTCCCCTAAATCCCTGGAAACTGTAAAGGGGATCTATGAAGACATCATTGCCGAAAAATATGCCAGTGACTCCACCCAGTTAAAGCACATTGTGAAGGTCAACACCATCCTCAATGCACAGCTATTGATGGCTGATGGCGATGTACTGGTTTCCCGGCAACTGATCGGTGAGAATATCCCAGGGACCCAGGCAGAGATCGAGGAGCTTCGCAAGCTTGCCCAGACACAAAGGTCTTTCCCGCTGCTCTTCTTCTCCAAAGACATGAAGTACGGTGGCATACTCATAGAAACGGACTTTGGTACTGAGCTTCTCGAAGACGAAGAAGGTGCATCTGATGATCCGGAAGGAGAAGTGCCGGAAGCACCTGAGGAGCTGGCTATGGATGAACTGGAAGCGCTTGATGAACTTGTAGTAGAGGATTTCAGCGAAGCAGAAGTAAAGAAAAGCGAAGAGCGAGTACGCTTCAAACATGCCGATTTGAGCGAGCTGGTTCCATTAATGGAAGAGATCAATGCCATTTTATACAAGCCGGAATACGAAGAGCACTTCGACTACTATGCCGTGGGCAACGCGCCTTTGGCCTATGAGCAGCAGACTATTGCCAGCAGCGAAGCAGGCCCGATCTACATGGGACTTTTGCTGATCATTGCCGTATTGCTATGGTTCTTCGTCCGTTCATTCAGCGCAGTGGTCTGGTCACTCCTGATCGTTATAGTCAGTGCCGTCTGGACCATCGGCCTCGCAGGCTGGATGGAAGTGGAAGTAACGGTATTCCTGATGCTGACCGTAATGCTGATCCTGACCATTGGCGTGTGCGATGCCTCACATATATTCTCCGGCTTCCTGTTTTTCCGCAATCAGGGCTATGACCGTCGCACATCCGTAGAAAAAGTATTCAAATCCACCAATAAGGCCATCACTCTTACAGCGCTGACCAGTATTATAGGTATGCTGGCATGTCTCATTATCCCCATCCCACGTATCCAGGTGTTTGGGATCATGTCCGCCGCAGGTGTTGCCTTTGCCTGTATCCTGACCATTTTCCTGTTGCCCTTGATGCTCGATGCCTGGGCTCCCGGACTACCCGATAAGGCGAAGAAAAAGAAGTTTACCTTCACCAGCGGAAAATACATCCCCAATTTCTCACTCTTCCTGCAAAGAAGGCTCGACAACGTTTTGTCAGTGGTAGGAAAAAATCCTGTTGGTATTATCTTCTTCTTTCTGATCGTATTGGGGCTCACCATCTACGGCACCACCATGCTCAAAGTAGATACTAACATTGCCAACCAGTTTGTAGAGGGCAACCCATACCGAGAGTCGGCCAGAATAATTGATGAAAAAATGATGGGCAGCCTCAACATGGAGATCTACCTGGATCTCGATAAGGCCAATGCTTTTGAAAACCCGTTTGTACTGAAAAAAATCGACGAACTGCAGCGTACCCTGGAGAAAAACTACAGCGAAGTAGTGGTAAGCACCTCATCGCTCGTAGAAGTTGTGAAGAAGGCCAATCAGACGTTGAATGAAGGCAGAGAGGACATGTACGTGATCCCCGATGAACAGAACGTGCTGGCCCAGACCCTCTTCATGTTCAACATGGCCAACCCTGAAGACCGCAGAAAACAGGTTTCGGATAACTACAGCAAATCACACATCTCCGTGCAACTGTACAATGTAGGCTCCCATAAATACATGAAAGTTTATGAGCGCATGCACAAGGACATTGACGCCACCATTGCAGAGCTTAAACAACAATACCCGGATACCAAAGTGTCCATAACCGGTGCACTGCCTATGAACATGAAGTTCGTGCAGATCATAGCAGGTAACGGACTGCAAAATATCATAGTAGTGCTGATAACCATCACCATTGTACTGATGTTCGTATTCGGTTCGCTACAGGGAGGTTTGATCGCCATTATTCCCAACCTCATTCCATCCATGCTTACATTGGGCTTGTTAGGCCTTACCGGCAACTCCGTAGATATTGACATCCTGTTGCTGCTGCCTGTTGTAGTGGGGATCTCTGTAGACGATACCGTCCATTTTATCAGCCGGTATAAAGATAAACTCAAGGCAGAAGATGGTGACATCAAATCAGCATTACACCATACCATTAAAGAAGTAGGCCAGGCCGCTACCTTTACCAGTTTGGTATTAGGGCTGGGGTTTGGCATACTATCCTTTTCAGCCATGCAGGGAACCGCCAACGTAGGTAAGTTCGGCTCCATTGCCATCTTCTCAGCCCTCATGTGCGACCTGTTTTTACTGCCGGCCCTGATCCTCGTTTTCAAACCGAAATTCCAAAAAAAGGCCAAAATGAAACTTCAGGGAGAAATGGTAGTGCAGAAGTAA
- a CDS encoding beta-ketoacyl synthase N-terminal-like domain-containing protein, with amino-acid sequence MTVATTHNVLQEITTIFETTLRLPAGKLDVNANFEDFGIDSIISMELINKISKKFNITLAPSKFVNVSNITELAELLEEEITVEDEDSHEPETNEVPEVQAEAAPQSAPVEKQKEVNPAPLRQTGANRALRGRKLVRESHQSLLRYIYQKYNVDLSYRSFRSVDEIVETLLTHHTDDLLFYYDTVHKHHGNGNGHEVKKHTITHTPATQPRQTCDVAIVGLSCNFPDAPDAQAFWDNLMNRKNSIREIEKSRWNWEDYYEPSATPGKTVSKWGALLSNIDRFDPEFFNLEPEEALLIDPQERLLMQEVYKAFQDAGIAPKSLAGSDTGVYVAYEYSEYENYLRRNIDKIPVGKYGPVFTSSSPTYYLANRLSFLFDLYGPSESINVNCAGSAVAINRAYYSLANQESSVAVVGGVSLNLFADDYISLSQYGMLSPTGTCGVFDDNADGFTRGEGVAAVVLKRLEDAERDNDRIYGVIKASHQSNRGNARFLSEVKHEAITGAITNCYKKALINPQSVNYIEVDGYATKWGDSFEYEGVKNVFKGHKAKEKNCALGSVKGNIGNLEAVSGLAGFIKLALSLYHKKFPVTISGEKTNTFLDIDNPSHPLYIANKELAFDELRKDNSTPIRAGLNSFADSGVNLHIVLEEYMNREVASENEATTSSQLFVLSAKDEQRLDEYIDSYINYLSGHGAGISFQNMIYTLQTGRDDMDERLAIVASNHTELLEKLKLVKDSGKGTSLEKKGIFCGNINVTKENRIVNILTRDMINTMVDQSLQAAQWQQLAQLWISGLPIDWKVVWENKKARPVSLPAYPFAKERYWIDVDGAEKPAVAAKQPRQPAKQDTAKANGVPAMKAEWFFFMSDEETGESKAMQPVDKLELFLKHEIALQLNKPMAEIAEDINFLDLGMNSIGLITMIAQINDLLEITISPAILFNYSEVKTLSGYLVEHFAPKIEKLNVTRDNTRAGQASDRAKVKAEEGEEALKRRILVPMQAKGRKRPVFAVPGADGNVITLQHLISALGTSQPFYGLETVGVIGQVESLDSVEAIAKANIEAIKEVQPKGPYRLLGFSNGGTIAYEMARMLLEQKEKVETLILVDCMSPTLPDGHMIEDLVEGIKSIFISSSGQHVDLDAEALKKVPEGQIVDYIYDNIKDLGFNFPKEQLATSIHTTIANDKFCRAYQPSKLSAAVDVLLFKATEGYLDTYKNASEDYGWNELLSKPVQIIPVEANHFSVIDKDNSKKIAKKVSAFFNKTNPKKAPVRKKRASKA; translated from the coding sequence ATGACGGTAGCAACCACACACAATGTATTACAGGAGATCACCACGATCTTCGAAACCACTTTAAGGCTTCCTGCCGGTAAGCTGGATGTAAATGCCAATTTTGAAGATTTTGGCATCGACTCGATCATTTCGATGGAGTTGATCAACAAGATCTCCAAGAAATTCAACATTACACTCGCCCCTTCAAAATTCGTCAATGTCAGCAATATAACAGAGCTGGCCGAATTGCTGGAAGAGGAAATAACCGTGGAGGACGAGGACAGCCATGAGCCTGAGACTAACGAAGTGCCTGAGGTTCAGGCAGAAGCAGCGCCTCAAAGTGCTCCCGTCGAAAAGCAAAAGGAGGTCAATCCGGCTCCTTTGAGGCAGACCGGCGCCAACCGGGCATTGCGTGGTAGAAAACTGGTCAGGGAGTCACACCAGAGCCTGCTGCGCTACATTTATCAAAAATATAATGTTGACCTCTCATACAGGTCATTCCGGTCAGTGGATGAAATCGTTGAAACCCTATTGACCCATCATACCGACGATCTGCTGTTCTACTATGACACCGTTCATAAACATCACGGCAATGGCAACGGTCATGAAGTTAAAAAGCATACAATAACCCATACCCCGGCCACACAGCCACGTCAGACCTGCGATGTGGCTATTGTCGGCCTGAGCTGCAACTTTCCGGACGCACCCGATGCACAGGCCTTTTGGGACAACCTGATGAACAGAAAGAACAGCATCAGGGAAATTGAAAAATCAAGATGGAACTGGGAAGATTACTACGAGCCATCTGCCACCCCGGGCAAGACCGTGTCCAAATGGGGCGCACTGCTCAGCAATATAGACCGCTTCGACCCGGAATTCTTCAACCTTGAGCCTGAGGAAGCACTTTTGATCGACCCTCAGGAAAGGCTGCTGATGCAGGAAGTTTACAAAGCGTTTCAGGATGCCGGTATAGCGCCAAAAAGCCTGGCAGGATCAGATACCGGTGTATATGTGGCCTACGAATATTCAGAGTACGAAAACTACCTGAGAAGAAACATAGACAAGATCCCCGTAGGCAAATACGGGCCGGTCTTTACCTCATCAAGCCCGACCTATTACCTGGCCAACAGGCTCTCATTCCTGTTTGACCTTTATGGCCCCAGCGAATCCATCAATGTCAATTGTGCAGGCTCGGCTGTAGCCATCAACCGCGCCTATTACTCGCTGGCCAATCAGGAAAGCAGCGTAGCAGTAGTAGGAGGTGTTTCCTTAAACCTGTTCGCCGATGATTATATTTCATTGTCGCAATACGGCATGCTGTCGCCCACCGGTACATGCGGCGTGTTTGATGACAATGCTGATGGCTTCACCAGGGGAGAAGGCGTGGCAGCCGTGGTTTTGAAAAGGCTGGAAGATGCCGAAAGAGACAATGACAGAATCTATGGTGTGATCAAAGCCAGCCACCAGAGCAACAGAGGCAATGCCCGTTTCTTATCAGAGGTTAAACACGAAGCCATTACCGGAGCCATCACCAACTGCTACAAAAAAGCCCTCATAAACCCGCAATCCGTTAACTACATTGAAGTGGACGGTTACGCTACCAAATGGGGAGATTCATTTGAGTACGAAGGCGTTAAAAACGTATTTAAAGGACACAAAGCCAAAGAGAAAAATTGTGCATTGGGAAGCGTGAAAGGAAATATCGGCAACCTCGAAGCCGTGAGCGGACTGGCCGGTTTCATCAAGCTGGCCCTGTCGCTTTACCATAAGAAATTTCCGGTGACCATTTCAGGAGAGAAGACCAACACCTTCCTGGATATCGACAACCCGTCGCACCCTCTGTATATCGCCAATAAAGAGCTGGCTTTTGACGAACTGCGCAAAGACAATAGCACACCCATCAGGGCAGGACTTAACTCTTTTGCCGATAGCGGTGTCAACCTGCATATTGTGCTGGAAGAGTACATGAACCGCGAAGTAGCTTCGGAGAACGAAGCCACAACATCTTCGCAACTGTTTGTGCTTTCCGCAAAAGATGAACAGCGTCTCGATGAATACATCGATTCATATATCAATTACCTTTCAGGCCATGGAGCAGGCATATCATTTCAAAACATGATCTACACCCTGCAAACAGGGCGTGATGATATGGATGAAAGGCTGGCCATAGTAGCTTCGAACCACACTGAGTTGCTTGAAAAATTAAAGCTGGTTAAAGATTCCGGCAAAGGAACCTCACTCGAAAAGAAAGGGATCTTCTGCGGAAATATCAACGTCACCAAAGAAAACCGCATTGTGAATATCCTGACCAGGGACATGATCAATACCATGGTGGACCAGAGCTTACAGGCAGCACAGTGGCAGCAGCTTGCCCAGTTGTGGATCAGCGGCCTGCCGATCGACTGGAAAGTGGTCTGGGAAAATAAAAAAGCCCGGCCGGTATCCTTACCTGCCTATCCTTTTGCCAAAGAAAGGTACTGGATAGATGTGGATGGTGCAGAGAAACCGGCAGTTGCAGCAAAACAGCCCCGGCAACCTGCTAAACAGGATACAGCCAAAGCCAATGGCGTACCCGCTATGAAAGCAGAGTGGTTCTTTTTTATGTCTGATGAAGAGACCGGAGAAAGCAAAGCCATGCAACCCGTTGATAAACTGGAGCTCTTCCTAAAACATGAAATAGCGCTGCAACTGAACAAGCCCATGGCTGAAATTGCAGAAGATATCAACTTCCTGGACCTGGGCATGAACTCTATCGGCCTGATCACCATGATCGCCCAGATCAACGACCTGTTGGAAATCACCATTTCACCGGCCATTTTGTTTAATTACTCAGAGGTGAAAACACTGTCAGGATACCTGGTGGAGCACTTTGCCCCAAAAATTGAAAAGCTCAACGTCACCCGGGATAATACACGGGCAGGCCAGGCCAGTGACAGGGCGAAGGTGAAAGCAGAAGAAGGTGAAGAGGCACTAAAGCGAAGAATACTGGTACCCATGCAGGCCAAAGGCCGGAAAAGACCAGTTTTTGCCGTTCCGGGTGCTGATGGCAATGTGATCACCCTCCAACACCTGATCTCAGCCCTGGGAACCAGCCAGCCGTTCTACGGCCTGGAAACCGTGGGGGTGATTGGCCAGGTAGAATCACTGGATAGTGTGGAGGCCATAGCCAAAGCCAATATCGAAGCCATTAAGGAAGTACAACCCAAAGGCCCTTACCGTTTGCTGGGCTTCTCCAACGGTGGTACCATAGCGTATGAAATGGCCAGAATGCTGCTGGAGCAGAAAGAAAAAGTGGAGACACTGATCCTGGTTGACTGCATGTCGCCCACATTGCCCGACGGGCATATGATCGAAGACCTCGTAGAGGGGATCAAGTCAATCTTCATCAGCTCATCCGGGCAACACGTAGACCTGGATGCCGAAGCATTAAAGAAAGTGCCTGAAGGCCAGATCGTGGATTACATATACGACAACATCAAAGACCTCGGCTTCAACTTTCCCAAAGAGCAACTCGCTACAAGCATTCATACAACCATAGCCAATGATAAATTTTGCCGTGCATATCAGCCTTCAAAATTGTCAGCAGCCGTGGATGTGCTACTCTTTAAAGCTACCGAAGGTTATCTCGATACCTATAAGAATGCATCGGAAGATTATGGATGGAACGAATTGCTGAGTAAGCCGGTGCAGATTATCCCGGTTGAGGCCAATCATTTTTCGGTGATCGATAAAGACAATAGCAAAAAAATAGCTAAAAAGGTCAGCGCTTTCTTCAATAAAACCAACCCGAAGAAAGCCCCTGTAAGGAAAAAACGAGCTTCAAAAGCATAA
- a CDS encoding aminotransferase class III-fold pyridoxal phosphate-dependent enzyme, with amino-acid sequence MTAIDDILEKIVSKKIEKKEALKLFEELPENEKNYMVSKLKMHLSKGDKAAGNGSSGQKGNIMKAMTELQLEERHKQFIEKMALELAKTAPKSKENASRHQTHLVDQRKTGGLKKALKPLQFHLTYEKGDGAYLYDIDGNKYIDIASDNGVNLFGHQPAFIKEAIVNRLDKGYPLVGYTEELTQVTKLFSELTGHERVLLTQSGTEAVMWAVRIARAATQKKKIVIFEGAFHGLSDAVLAAKDQFGNSIAMGLGMLQEFADELIVLDYGNMDHLNVIEERADEIAGVLVEPVQSRNPANQPIEFLKEVRKLTLESGILLIMDEMITGFRACCNGVQGLWKIKGDLATYGKIPAGGMPSGMIAGPAKYMNFVDGGVFDYDDNSMPSVKKALMAGTHTRNPIKLAATLAILTEIKKRCSASGKDACEPNACFLQDLNEKTMLMCEELNSFFVMKRVPIVIEYFSSLFRFRFLDDPNGVVKELLMILMRMNGVETSPSGNCFLTVAHSDKDIKAIIKAIKQSADTLLKEGFFYESDTAEEDDTQEEVHAATPARADKPNKPVQEPKKDDQIEKLRDLIVSDLKNFQEKGVMI; translated from the coding sequence ATGACAGCAATTGATGACATATTAGAAAAAATTGTTTCAAAGAAGATTGAGAAGAAAGAAGCTTTAAAACTCTTTGAAGAATTACCCGAGAACGAGAAAAACTACATGGTTTCCAAGCTGAAAATGCACCTCTCCAAAGGTGACAAAGCAGCAGGGAACGGTTCTTCCGGCCAAAAGGGTAATATCATGAAGGCAATGACAGAGCTGCAACTGGAAGAGAGACATAAGCAGTTTATTGAAAAAATGGCCCTGGAGCTGGCAAAAACAGCCCCCAAATCCAAGGAGAATGCATCAAGGCACCAAACACATCTGGTAGATCAGAGGAAGACCGGTGGGCTGAAAAAGGCTTTGAAACCGCTACAGTTTCACCTGACCTACGAAAAAGGTGACGGTGCATACCTGTATGATATCGATGGCAACAAATACATCGATATTGCCAGCGACAATGGTGTCAACCTTTTTGGGCACCAGCCGGCCTTTATCAAAGAAGCCATCGTAAACCGGCTCGATAAAGGATACCCGCTGGTAGGCTATACCGAAGAGCTCACCCAGGTGACCAAACTATTCAGCGAGCTTACAGGGCATGAGCGTGTACTCCTTACACAGTCAGGCACCGAAGCAGTAATGTGGGCCGTTAGGATTGCCCGGGCAGCCACACAAAAGAAGAAAATAGTCATTTTTGAAGGAGCATTTCATGGCTTGTCCGATGCCGTGCTTGCCGCCAAAGACCAGTTTGGCAACAGCATTGCCATGGGGCTGGGTATGCTACAGGAGTTTGCTGATGAGCTGATCGTGCTCGACTATGGCAATATGGACCACCTCAACGTCATTGAAGAGCGGGCCGATGAGATAGCTGGCGTGCTGGTAGAACCCGTGCAATCACGAAACCCTGCCAACCAGCCCATAGAATTTCTGAAAGAAGTGCGCAAGCTGACCCTGGAAAGCGGTATCCTGCTGATCATGGATGAAATGATCACTGGCTTCAGGGCTTGCTGCAATGGTGTACAGGGCCTCTGGAAAATCAAAGGCGACCTGGCCACCTATGGCAAGATCCCCGCAGGAGGCATGCCCTCAGGTATGATCGCCGGCCCGGCCAAATACATGAACTTCGTAGATGGAGGCGTGTTTGATTACGACGACAACTCCATGCCGAGTGTGAAAAAAGCCCTCATGGCAGGTACACACACCAGAAACCCGATCAAGCTGGCCGCTACACTGGCCATACTTACGGAGATTAAGAAAAGGTGCTCGGCCTCAGGAAAGGATGCATGCGAGCCCAATGCCTGTTTTTTACAGGATCTGAACGAAAAGACCATGCTCATGTGCGAAGAACTGAACTCTTTCTTTGTCATGAAAAGAGTACCCATAGTGATTGAATACTTCAGCTCATTATTCAGGTTCAGATTCCTCGACGACCCCAATGGCGTAGTGAAAGAACTGCTGATGATCTTAATGAGAATGAATGGCGTGGAGACCAGTCCGTCAGGTAACTGCTTCCTTACCGTTGCCCATTCCGACAAGGATATAAAGGCCATCATAAAAGCGATTAAGCAAAGCGCAGATACCCTGCTGAAAGAAGGCTTCTTCTATGAGTCTGATACGGCAGAAGAAGACGATACGCAGGAAGAAGTACACGCGGCTACACCTGCCCGTGCAGATAAACCCAACAAACCCGTACAGGAACCGAAAAAAGATGATCAAATAGAAAAACTACGTGATTTGATCGTTTCTGATTTGAAAAATTTCCAGGAGAAAGGAGTGATGATATGA